The following proteins are encoded in a genomic region of Micromonospora olivasterospora:
- a CDS encoding GntR family transcriptional regulator, translating into MPAKAKWAQLADYIRERIESGELAPGAKLPSTAQLKQEHGVSQTVVRQAILVLQTQGLVEGVHGVGVFVTERPED; encoded by the coding sequence ATGCCCGCCAAGGCGAAGTGGGCGCAGCTCGCCGACTACATCCGTGAGCGGATCGAGTCGGGTGAGCTGGCGCCGGGAGCGAAGCTGCCGTCGACCGCGCAGCTCAAACAGGAGCACGGCGTGTCGCAGACCGTCGTGCGACAGGCGATTCTCGTCCTTCAGACACAGGGACTGGTCGAAGGGGTGCACGGCGTCGGCGTGTTCGTCACCGAGCGACCGGAAGACTGA